The proteins below are encoded in one region of Persephonella sp.:
- a CDS encoding NAD(P)/FAD-dependent oxidoreductase, producing MEKYDVIIIGGGPAGLTCALTLASANGKFPFVEGKKYLVLYDEYSDLDKAFLRNVPGVEPIEGKKFLQKIREQLKQYYNVTQSQEKVIKAYGEKGNFVVETDKGNKYSGDYLVIATGFHKFEIEGLDVEVVPHRKSPRPGKIMIKNNDGKVKEGLFVAGLVAGAPTMFASASGSGAEVACDILSEWAGKTVVVHDVPESS from the coding sequence ATGGAAAAATACGATGTAATTATAATAGGTGGAGGTCCGGCAGGATTAACATGTGCTTTAACTCTGGCATCTGCAAATGGTAAATTTCCTTTTGTTGAAGGGAAAAAATACCTTGTTTTGTATGATGAATATTCTGATTTAGATAAAGCATTTCTCAGAAATGTTCCGGGGGTTGAACCAATAGAAGGCAAAAAATTTCTACAAAAAATCAGGGAGCAGCTTAAACAATACTACAACGTAACCCAATCCCAAGAAAAAGTAATAAAAGCTTATGGAGAAAAGGGAAATTTTGTTGTTGAAACAGATAAAGGAAACAAATATTCAGGGGATTATCTTGTTATTGCTACAGGATTTCATAAATTTGAGATAGAAGGTCTTGATGTGGAAGTAGTCCCACACAGAAAATCTCCAAGACCTGGGAAAATAATGATCAAAAACAATGACGGAAAGGTTAAAGAAGGTCTATTTGTTGCAGGGCTTGTGGCAGGTGCTCCTACAATGTTTGCCTCAGCCTCAGGTTCAGGTGCAGAGGTAGCATGCGATATTTTATCTGAATGGGCAGGTAAAACAGTTGTGGTTCATGACGTTCCTGAAAGTTCTTAG
- a CDS encoding DUF433 domain-containing protein, producing MKFKYIERNPEILGGKPVFKGTRIPVYLILDFLSAGETIDNILENYPQLSKEAVLEAIKYASEYARLEEELIEVSN from the coding sequence ATGAAATTTAAATACATTGAAAGAAATCCAGAAATTTTAGGCGGAAAACCTGTTTTCAAAGGAACAAGAATTCCAGTTTATCTAATATTAGACTTTCTTTCCGCTGGTGAAACCATAGACAATATTTTAGAAAATTACCCCCAACTCTCCAAAGAAGCAGTATTAGAGGCTATAAAATATGCTTCCGAATATGCAAGATTAGAAGAGGAACTAATTGAAGTTTCTAATTGA
- a CDS encoding DUF5615 family PIN-like protein, producing MKFLIDENIPLKLAEEILKQYPKSKYVLDSDLRGKSDKSLFEFAKKEEFIIITFDTDFLDILSYPLENGSGRIVLRYKGLKINEIEEKTLKILKILENKNIKNSIVIVSNNKIRIKHF from the coding sequence TTGAAGTTTCTAATTGACGAGAATATTCCACTCAAATTAGCAGAAGAAATACTCAAACAATACCCTAAATCTAAATATGTATTAGATAGTGATTTGCGAGGAAAGTCTGACAAATCATTATTTGAATTTGCCAAGAAAGAAGAATTTATCATAATTACTTTTGATACAGATTTCTTGGATATACTATCTTATCCTTTAGAAAATGGTTCTGGACGAATAGTTCTAAGATACAAAGGTTTAAAAATTAATGAAATAGAAGAAAAAACATTAAAAATCTTAAAAATTTTGGAAAACAAGAATATCAAAAATTCTATTGTGATTGTTTCCAATAACAAAATTAGAATAAAACATTTTTAA
- a CDS encoding ATP-dependent DNA ligase: MEYLRLAKFYDFLEKTTSRIEMTNALVELFKETPKNLIDKVVYLSIGKVAPEYTGLDYNFSEKSAIKALSQVLGISEHDIQHKIIETGDLGDAGKILYEEKGIKPQKKLTVEEVYDTLKKIAETTGYGSSKKKMELFISLLKNASPLEVKFLLRTITERLRLGIGDNTIMDALAIAFTGKKENRQIIERAYNLTSDLGYVASILVKEGLEGVKNIKIQIGRPIRPMLAERMAIPSFILQKLGGKAGAEYKYDGERIQVHRKGDEFHLFSRRLENITHQFPDLIEFLKEATPEEYILELEAVVIDPSSGAIRPFQDLMNRRVKYVTRFHIMMYPIAGFLFDIMYLNGEDLTLKPYPERRKILEEVIKTTDRINLATRKIVDNVDDLESFFLEAIENGCEGLVCKSLQPDSIYQAGKRGFLWIKYKRDYKSHLADTLDLVVVGAFYGKGQRAGKFGSLLMACYDPETDQFKTVCKVGTGFTEDDFNKLEELLAPHQIDHKHPRVNSILTADIWYEPYLVLEITGAELTLSPVHTCGWDKIKLNRGLGLRFPRFTGRYRFDKRPEDATTEAEIIEMYKNQIQIRV, from the coding sequence ATGGAGTATTTAAGACTGGCTAAGTTTTATGACTTTCTGGAAAAGACAACAAGTCGAATAGAAATGACAAATGCCCTTGTGGAGCTTTTTAAAGAAACACCTAAAAATCTAATAGATAAAGTTGTTTACCTTTCTATAGGTAAGGTGGCACCGGAATATACAGGGCTTGATTATAACTTTAGTGAAAAATCTGCGATAAAGGCACTTTCACAGGTTTTGGGAATATCCGAGCATGATATACAGCACAAAATCATAGAAACAGGAGATTTAGGAGATGCAGGGAAAATTTTATATGAAGAAAAAGGGATAAAGCCACAGAAAAAGCTAACAGTTGAAGAGGTATATGACACCCTTAAAAAAATTGCTGAAACCACAGGTTACGGCTCCTCTAAGAAAAAGATGGAGCTTTTTATTTCTCTACTTAAAAATGCATCTCCCCTTGAGGTTAAATTTCTCCTTAGAACAATTACAGAAAGGCTCAGGCTTGGCATAGGCGATAACACAATAATGGATGCCCTTGCTATCGCATTTACAGGTAAAAAGGAAAATAGGCAGATTATAGAAAGGGCATATAATCTAACATCTGACCTTGGTTATGTGGCTTCAATTTTAGTTAAGGAAGGACTTGAAGGTGTAAAAAATATCAAAATACAGATAGGAAGACCTATTAGGCCTATGCTTGCCGAAAGGATGGCCATTCCATCCTTTATTCTTCAAAAATTAGGAGGAAAAGCAGGAGCCGAATATAAATATGATGGAGAAAGAATTCAGGTTCACAGAAAAGGGGATGAGTTTCATTTGTTCTCAAGAAGACTTGAAAATATAACCCATCAATTTCCTGATCTTATTGAGTTTTTGAAAGAGGCAACACCTGAAGAGTATATACTTGAATTAGAAGCAGTTGTTATAGACCCATCGTCAGGTGCTATCAGACCGTTTCAGGATTTAATGAACAGGAGGGTAAAGTATGTAACCCGATTTCATATAATGATGTATCCGATAGCCGGATTTTTGTTTGATATTATGTATTTAAACGGAGAAGACCTTACCCTTAAACCTTATCCTGAAAGAAGGAAAATTCTTGAAGAGGTGATTAAAACCACAGACCGTATAAATCTGGCCACCAGAAAGATTGTTGATAATGTTGATGACTTAGAAAGCTTTTTCCTTGAGGCTATTGAAAATGGTTGTGAAGGTCTTGTGTGCAAATCCTTACAGCCTGATTCAATTTATCAGGCAGGGAAAAGAGGTTTCCTCTGGATTAAGTATAAAAGGGACTATAAATCCCATCTTGCAGATACATTAGACCTTGTTGTTGTAGGGGCATTTTATGGAAAAGGTCAGAGGGCAGGTAAATTCGGTTCTCTGCTTATGGCCTGTTATGACCCTGAAACTGACCAGTTTAAAACAGTATGTAAAGTTGGAACAGGTTTTACGGAGGATGATTTTAATAAATTAGAAGAACTCCTTGCACCTCATCAGATAGACCATAAACATCCACGGGTAAACTCAATTCTTACAGCTGATATATGGTATGAGCCTTATCTCGTCCTTGAGATAACAGGAGCTGAGCTTACTTTGTCTCCGGTTCATACTTGCGGCTGGGATAAAATAAAACTGAATAGAGGACTGGGTCTTAGATTTCCAAGATTTACAGGTAGATACAGATTTGATAAAAGACCTGAAGATGCGACAACAGAAGCAGAGATTATAGAGATGTATAAAAATCAGATTCAGATAAGGGTTTAA
- a CDS encoding TatD family hydrolase, whose protein sequence is MIDTHAHLDMLKTEEDLIESVNSLDCIITIGCDKEEIYKAVDIANKYDNVYASIGYHPYDIKGLTDEDIKQLKKLALENEKVVAIGEAGLDYYRDITPRNLQWEFFEKQIALAKELNLPLIVHSRSANEDTVKILQENAPYPASGIIHCFGGDIPMMEKCVDMGFYISFAGNITYPKADNLREVLKRTPLDRLLLETDSPFLSPQKKRGKPNKPSNIFYTLEFVANFLNIDKEELEKITDQNAQKLFKKIKLPIH, encoded by the coding sequence ATGATAGATACCCATGCCCATCTGGATATGCTTAAAACAGAAGAAGACCTGATAGAAAGTGTTAACAGCCTTGACTGTATTATTACTATAGGCTGTGATAAAGAAGAAATATATAAGGCAGTTGATATAGCTAATAAATACGACAATGTTTATGCTTCTATAGGTTATCATCCTTATGATATAAAAGGTCTTACTGATGAAGATATAAAGCAGCTTAAAAAGCTAGCATTGGAAAATGAAAAAGTAGTTGCCATCGGTGAAGCAGGTCTTGATTATTACAGGGACATAACTCCAAGGAATTTACAATGGGAATTTTTTGAAAAACAGATAGCACTGGCGAAAGAGTTAAATCTACCATTGATAGTTCATTCTAGGAGTGCCAATGAAGACACCGTAAAAATTCTGCAAGAAAATGCCCCATATCCTGCTTCCGGAATTATCCACTGTTTCGGTGGAGACATTCCAATGATGGAAAAATGCGTGGATATGGGCTTTTATATTTCCTTTGCAGGAAATATTACATATCCAAAGGCAGATAACCTTAGAGAAGTTTTAAAAAGAACGCCCCTTGATAGATTACTCCTTGAAACAGATAGTCCATTCTTATCACCTCAGAAAAAAAGAGGAAAACCTAACAAACCTTCAAATATTTTTTATACTCTGGAATTTGTAGCTAACTTTCTGAATATTGATAAAGAAGAACTTGAAAAAATAACAGACCAGAATGCCCAAAAATTATTCAAAAAGATAAAACTACCTATTCACTAA
- the ftsH gene encoding ATP-dependent zinc metalloprotease FtsH has product MQFSRSILIWFLIGALMIFAFNLIGSRQIIDNKVPFTEFVEMVNDGKVEKATVKGEEIIAITKDGKKVETVIPEGYSKIYDILQENGVKVDVVPAEKSGWLTTLLISWLPILLFIGLWIFMMRQMSGGSNRAFSFAKSKAKVYLEEKPNVKLDDVAGMDEVKEEVKEIIDYLKDPQRFQKLGGRAPKGILLYGDPGVGKTLLAKAIAGEASVPFISISGSDFVEMFVGVGAARVRDLFETAKKHAPCLVFIDEIDAVGRARSGVGFGGGHDEREQTLNQLLVELDGFDSGEGIIVIAATNRPDILDPALLRPGRFDRQISVPKPDVKGRYEILKVHVKKKNIPLDDDVDLMVIARGTPGFSGADLANIVNEAALLAARKRKEKVGMKEFEEAMDRIMMGLERKGMAITPDEKEKIAYHEVGHAIVSLMFKEADPLHKVSIIPRGMALGVTVNLPEEDRHIYSKKDLMARLHQLFGGRAAEEVFYGKDGITTGAENDLMRATELAYRIVASWGMTDELGPIHVSTARNNPFMPQQGPEISEATARKIDEEVNKLLRQAYQRTKEIVESYKDAITAVVELLLDKETISCDEMVAILEEYGVPIVNKCRKSIVEVISDSSAPEAPAGAIE; this is encoded by the coding sequence GTGCAATTCTCAAGAAGCATATTAATATGGTTCCTTATAGGAGCTTTAATGATATTTGCATTTAACCTGATAGGTTCAAGACAAATTATAGATAATAAAGTGCCTTTTACCGAATTTGTTGAGATGGTAAATGATGGCAAAGTAGAGAAAGCCACGGTAAAAGGAGAGGAAATAATAGCTATCACAAAAGATGGTAAAAAGGTTGAGACTGTAATTCCAGAAGGATATAGCAAAATATACGATATACTTCAGGAAAACGGCGTAAAAGTTGATGTTGTTCCTGCAGAGAAATCTGGATGGCTTACCACACTCCTGATTTCATGGCTTCCTATATTGCTGTTTATAGGTTTATGGATATTTATGATGAGGCAGATGTCAGGAGGTTCAAATAGAGCTTTTTCATTTGCAAAATCAAAGGCAAAGGTATATCTGGAAGAAAAACCAAACGTTAAGCTTGATGATGTTGCCGGAATGGATGAAGTTAAAGAGGAAGTAAAAGAGATTATAGATTATCTGAAAGACCCACAAAGATTTCAAAAATTAGGTGGTAGAGCTCCAAAAGGTATTCTCCTGTATGGAGACCCAGGGGTTGGTAAAACACTTCTGGCAAAAGCTATTGCAGGAGAAGCAAGCGTTCCATTTATCTCTATATCAGGTTCAGACTTTGTTGAGATGTTCGTCGGTGTAGGTGCTGCAAGAGTTAGAGACCTGTTTGAAACTGCAAAAAAACACGCACCATGTCTTGTTTTCATAGACGAAATTGATGCTGTAGGTAGAGCAAGAAGCGGTGTTGGATTTGGTGGTGGACATGATGAAAGGGAACAAACACTAAACCAGCTTCTTGTTGAACTTGATGGTTTTGATTCTGGGGAAGGAATTATCGTAATTGCTGCAACAAACAGACCTGATATTCTTGACCCTGCACTTCTCAGACCAGGCAGATTTGACAGACAGATATCTGTTCCAAAACCTGATGTAAAAGGTAGATATGAGATATTAAAAGTTCATGTTAAAAAGAAAAATATACCCCTTGATGATGATGTGGACTTAATGGTTATTGCCAGAGGAACACCGGGGTTTTCTGGAGCTGACCTTGCAAACATAGTCAACGAAGCTGCACTGCTTGCTGCCAGAAAGAGAAAAGAAAAGGTTGGTATGAAAGAATTTGAAGAAGCAATGGACAGAATAATGATGGGTCTTGAAAGAAAAGGAATGGCAATTACCCCAGACGAAAAAGAAAAAATAGCCTATCACGAAGTAGGTCATGCTATAGTTAGCTTAATGTTCAAAGAGGCTGACCCACTGCATAAAGTTTCTATAATCCCAAGGGGAATGGCGCTTGGAGTAACTGTAAACCTGCCAGAAGAAGATAGACATATCTATTCTAAAAAAGACCTTATGGCAAGACTTCATCAGCTATTTGGAGGTAGAGCTGCTGAAGAGGTATTCTACGGAAAAGATGGTATAACAACAGGAGCGGAAAATGACCTTATGAGAGCAACAGAGCTTGCATACAGAATTGTCGCTTCATGGGGTATGACAGATGAATTGGGACCAATTCATGTAAGCACAGCAAGAAATAATCCATTTATGCCACAACAGGGTCCAGAAATAAGTGAAGCTACAGCAAGAAAAATAGATGAAGAAGTAAATAAACTCTTAAGACAGGCATATCAAAGAACAAAAGAAATAGTAGAAAGCTACAAAGATGCCATAACTGCAGTAGTTGAACTTCTTCTTGATAAAGAAACAATATCCTGTGATGAGATGGTTGCTATACTTGAGGAATATGGAGTTCCAATTGTAAACAAATGCAGAAAATCCATAGTTGAGGTTATATCTGATAGTTCAGCACCAGAAGCACCTGCAGGAGCGATAGAATGA
- the tilS gene encoding tRNA lysidine(34) synthetase TilS: MVEKKFLETVKKFKLIEPEDKILIAFSSGVDSVTLTTLLLKFKEYFHISQIAIAHFNHMLRGESSDLDEEFAVDFARKNNLDVFVKKVDIKKLAKEEKASIEEIARKERYKFFREILKEKGFNKIATGHHLSDLIETMLLWFIQGNRKGIKGFKPKEREIIRPLYTITKDELLQYAHKNFIEYRIDESNFETDYLRNKLRIHVIPLLKQINPSLEKSMLTESFLLQYDDDFLDSYATEISQKFPNTSIQLSQLLNLPEAIIYRVLINWVYKNTGIYLSYSQVLKIMELLHKEGEKSFDIGEIFVLIKTYDRLFIKEKGKQVRFEYRIKVGEELFIKEAGIKLKSYFADKVDMEKLKDEKRIACFEIDDFNPEEYFIIRSRKEGDRFLPFGRKTEKKLKDILIDLKVPKHMRDSIPILEFRNNILWVVGLKRSGYYPIKTDKGKKICFEIEEV; the protein is encoded by the coding sequence GTGGTTGAAAAAAAATTTTTAGAAACTGTCAAAAAGTTTAAACTTATTGAACCGGAAGATAAAATTCTTATTGCCTTTTCTTCAGGTGTAGATTCTGTCACCTTAACAACTCTTCTTTTAAAATTCAAAGAGTATTTTCATATTTCCCAAATTGCCATTGCACATTTTAACCACATGCTTCGTGGAGAAAGCTCAGACCTTGACGAAGAGTTTGCTGTTGATTTTGCACGGAAAAACAATCTAGATGTTTTTGTTAAAAAAGTAGATATAAAAAAACTGGCAAAAGAAGAAAAAGCTTCAATAGAAGAGATAGCAAGGAAAGAGAGATACAAATTCTTCAGAGAAATCCTTAAAGAAAAAGGATTTAATAAAATAGCAACAGGACATCATCTTTCAGACCTGATTGAAACCATGCTACTATGGTTTATTCAGGGGAACAGAAAAGGAATCAAAGGTTTTAAACCTAAAGAAAGAGAAATAATCAGGCCTCTTTACACTATAACAAAAGATGAACTGCTCCAGTATGCCCATAAAAACTTTATTGAATACAGAATTGATGAAAGTAATTTTGAGACAGATTACCTCAGGAATAAGCTCAGAATTCATGTAATTCCTCTGTTGAAGCAGATAAATCCTTCACTGGAAAAATCTATGCTAACTGAATCATTCCTTTTACAATATGATGATGATTTTCTGGATAGCTATGCCACAGAAATTTCACAAAAATTTCCTAATACAAGCATACAATTATCTCAGCTTTTAAACTTGCCTGAAGCTATTATTTACAGGGTTTTGATAAATTGGGTGTATAAAAATACAGGAATTTACCTATCTTACTCACAGGTGCTTAAGATTATGGAACTGCTTCACAAAGAAGGTGAAAAAAGCTTTGACATAGGAGAGATATTTGTCCTTATCAAAACTTACGACAGGTTATTTATAAAAGAAAAAGGCAAACAAGTAAGATTTGAATATAGAATCAAAGTTGGTGAAGAATTATTTATCAAAGAGGCAGGTATTAAATTAAAAAGTTATTTTGCAGATAAGGTGGATATGGAAAAACTCAAAGATGAGAAAAGAATAGCCTGTTTTGAAATAGATGATTTCAACCCAGAGGAATACTTTATAATTAGAAGTAGAAAAGAAGGAGATAGATTTTTACCTTTTGGTAGAAAAACAGAAAAGAAACTGAAAGATATTTTAATAGATTTAAAAGTGCCAAAGCACATGAGAGATAGCATACCAATTTTGGAATTCAGGAATAATATATTATGGGTAGTAGGCCTGAAAAGGTCAGGTTATTACCCAATAAAAACTGATAAAGGAAAAAAAATTTGCTTTGAAATAGAGGAGGTTTGA
- the rpsT gene encoding 30S ribosomal protein S20: MAHTRSARKRIRQAEKRRQLNRYHISRMKTAIKRINEALKNKDIETAEKLLPLAQKLAYRAAAKGAIHKNEAARRVSRVARKINAAKQALSA; encoded by the coding sequence ATGGCTCATACACGCTCCGCAAGGAAGAGAATAAGACAGGCAGAAAAAAGAAGACAGTTAAACAGATACCACATATCCAGAATGAAAACTGCTATTAAAAGAATTAATGAAGCTCTGAAAAACAAAGATATAGAAACTGCAGAAAAACTGCTTCCACTTGCACAAAAACTTGCTTACAGAGCAGCTGCTAAAGGTGCTATTCACAAAAATGAAGCTGCAAGAAGAGTTTCAAGAGTAGCAAGGAAAATCAACGCAGCAAAACAGGCATTATCAGCCTGA
- a CDS encoding methionine adenosyltransferase, which translates to MANIAIGTLDFPKVSEQPVEIVERKGTGHPDTICDALGEELSIALSELYRKECGAIMHHNVDKALLIGGIADPRFGGGSIISPIEIYLTGRAINEINGKRLPVEELAIETAHKWLKENIPNLDVTKHVIIHPKLKPGSKDLVELFERFQLKGEVPLANDTSFGVGHAPFDDIETIVYEVERALNSKEFKKDNPYLGEDIKVMGVRNGDKIRITIAAAFVDKYVKDVKDYLEKKEIVSNHAYSIAQNLTDRHVDIFVNTADDPENESVYITVTGTSAEAGDDGQIGRGNRVNGLITPYRPMSLEAAAGKNPVSHIGKIYNTAATDMAERIVSEIEEVEEVYVYLVSQIGKPITEPQVCDVKLRVNGDISKIKDKVRKIAEEEINNLPNTWQKFLERKFRLY; encoded by the coding sequence TTGGCAAATATTGCTATCGGAACCCTTGATTTTCCAAAAGTATCTGAACAACCAGTAGAAATCGTAGAAAGAAAAGGAACCGGACACCCTGATACTATATGTGATGCCCTTGGTGAAGAGTTATCAATTGCTCTATCAGAGCTTTACAGAAAAGAATGTGGAGCTATAATGCACCATAACGTTGATAAGGCTCTTCTTATTGGTGGAATTGCTGACCCAAGATTTGGCGGTGGTTCAATAATTTCTCCTATTGAGATATATCTTACAGGTAGAGCAATTAATGAAATAAATGGAAAAAGATTACCGGTTGAAGAATTAGCTATAGAAACAGCACATAAATGGCTTAAAGAAAATATTCCAAATCTTGATGTTACAAAACATGTGATTATCCACCCAAAACTTAAACCGGGAAGTAAAGACCTTGTTGAACTTTTTGAAAGATTTCAGCTTAAAGGTGAAGTTCCTCTGGCAAATGATACATCTTTTGGTGTAGGACATGCACCATTTGATGATATAGAAACAATTGTTTATGAAGTAGAAAGAGCTTTAAACAGCAAAGAATTCAAAAAAGACAATCCATACCTTGGAGAAGATATTAAGGTAATGGGTGTTAGAAACGGCGATAAAATAAGAATTACAATTGCTGCAGCATTTGTTGATAAATATGTAAAAGATGTAAAAGATTACCTTGAGAAAAAAGAGATAGTCTCAAATCACGCATACTCTATTGCCCAAAATCTAACTGACAGGCATGTGGATATATTTGTAAACACAGCAGACGACCCTGAAAATGAATCAGTTTATATAACCGTAACAGGAACATCTGCTGAGGCCGGAGATGATGGACAGATAGGAAGAGGTAACAGGGTAAATGGTCTTATTACTCCATATAGACCTATGAGTCTTGAGGCTGCTGCAGGTAAAAACCCTGTTTCCCATATCGGTAAAATCTACAACACAGCAGCAACAGATATGGCTGAGAGAATAGTTTCTGAAATAGAGGAAGTTGAAGAGGTTTATGTATATCTGGTTAGCCAGATTGGAAAACCTATCACTGAGCCACAGGTATGTGATGTTAAATTAAGAGTTAACGGAGATATTAGCAAAATAAAAGACAAAGTCAGAAAGATAGCTGAGGAAGAAATAAATAATCTGCCAAACACATGGCAAAAATTCCTTGAAAGGAAGTTCAGACTCTATTAA
- the coaE gene encoding dephospho-CoA kinase (Dephospho-CoA kinase (CoaE) performs the final step in coenzyme A biosynthesis.): protein MLKVGLTGSIGTGKSTVASIFKELGAYVIDADEVVHKLLKRKDIKEKIRKEFGDVFTPEGEIDRKKLASIVFNNPEKKKKLEQILHPEVFKEIEKFFKQVEEKDSNAVAIADVPLMIETGSYKNYYPVIVVYAPPEVQLERLIKRGMDKEDALKRIKSQMPIEEKIKYADIVIDNTGSLQDLRKKVEEVYEKLKKMAADN, encoded by the coding sequence ATGCTGAAAGTAGGACTCACAGGCTCAATCGGAACAGGAAAATCCACCGTTGCATCAATTTTTAAAGAACTGGGAGCTTATGTAATAGATGCAGATGAAGTTGTCCATAAACTTTTGAAAAGAAAGGATATAAAAGAAAAAATCAGAAAAGAGTTCGGAGATGTTTTTACTCCCGAAGGTGAGATAGATAGAAAAAAACTTGCCTCAATAGTTTTTAATAATCCAGAAAAAAAGAAAAAGTTAGAGCAGATACTCCATCCTGAAGTTTTCAAAGAGATAGAAAAATTTTTCAAACAAGTTGAAGAAAAAGACTCTAACGCAGTTGCCATCGCAGATGTTCCTCTCATGATAGAAACAGGCAGCTATAAAAATTATTATCCTGTGATTGTTGTTTATGCTCCCCCTGAAGTCCAATTGGAGCGACTTATTAAACGGGGGATGGACAAAGAAGATGCCCTTAAAAGAATAAAATCCCAGATGCCTATTGAAGAAAAGATAAAATATGCTGATATTGTGATAGACAACACAGGAAGTTTACAGGATTTAAGAAAAAAAGTAGAGGAAGTTTATGAAAAACTTAAAAAGATGGCTGCTGATAATTAA
- a CDS encoding cupredoxin domain-containing protein — translation MKKLLLLLVSLFFIFSCTKTEEKPDIVIEIKVSKDGYSPSEITVPRGKVVLFRITALDDGIPAGYGQSFGHCFYILPPYDVMVRNIRKGQTKEVKVKMIYPGDFIFTCPYCSGVFPTNGKLHVK, via the coding sequence ATGAAAAAGCTACTTCTATTACTGGTTAGTTTATTTTTTATATTTTCCTGCACAAAAACAGAAGAAAAACCTGATATAGTCATTGAAATAAAAGTTTCAAAAGATGGTTATTCCCCTTCTGAAATCACTGTTCCCAGAGGAAAAGTCGTTCTATTCCGTATTACAGCCCTTGATGATGGTATTCCTGCAGGATACGGCCAGAGCTTTGGTCATTGTTTTTATATCTTGCCTCCTTATGATGTGATGGTAAGGAATATTCGTAAGGGGCAGACGAAAGAAGTAAAAGTAAAAATGATTTATCCAGGGGATTTCATATTTACCTGTCCTTATTGTTCAGGTGTTTTCCCAACCAATGGCAAACTTCACGTGAAATAA